The genomic stretch GCCTTGTAGCTGGCATGTAGAGCAGCTACCTTGTGTCCAAATTGAAGCTCCCTCAAATGGCAGCAGGGTTCTGCGAAGGGCGAGTAGTGTCGGGGAGACTGCTACAGAAGTTCAACAGAATCCAGATGACAACCAGCCTGGTCACAACCTGGAAGTGATTCACACAGAGTCCTCCAGCAATGACATATCTGGGTCTTCGTCAGCCGAACAGCTAACAATGGATGATATTGAAAATGTTTATGACAACATCAACTATAAAGACCTTAAGAGAATGGGCCTTGTCAGAAGAGATTCAGATGGGTCACGGAAAGAACATTCCCATTGCCAATTAAAAATTGCACCTAATGTGCCAGAGGTACCAGACACCACAGAACCGATCATCAAATTTGATAATTACGAAGATACCAATCAGTTCACCACTCAAGAAGGGAAGCCGGTGCAGAGATCTGAGCTAAACATGGTCGAGGAGAACATCTATGACACCATTTGCTTTCGGGATCCTCCATCACTAGAAGCAATAGGAATCAACGCCGATCAGCAGAGAGAAAGTCTGCTGCCTTCTGAACAAGACTTAAGTGGGAGCATCCGAGCGTTTGTGTCAGAGCAGAGTCTCCGCTTTGGAAATGATGAAAGATCCCTCCATTCCGTCCAATCAGAGCCAGAGTACTCCTCGTCCTCTGCTTTCATCGCCTCTAAACATTCACAGAAAGGAAATCGAATGTCAGAACACGGTGATGAGCTCTGGAATGACTTGGAAAACTACATCAGGAACAACGAAAAGAAAGCTGAACGACTGCCTTCTGCATTCCCGGTCAATGCCAGTGAGTCACTAAAGAGGACACCCTCAGTCAAAACCAGTCCTCTGGCTGATCCCCAATTAGCCATGTATCCAACTAAGAGCCCCCCAGCACATCAGGCTAGACCACCCCCTGTGCGCTCATCCCAATCTTTCACCATCCCAGTCATCAACCTCTCTGACTTTCAAGGTGACGGAACCACTGAGGGTGAACTTCAGAGTCCTGCTTCTAGTCCAAAACCTCTTCCAGTCGCACCAGAACCCTTACCCGGCACAGTGAAAAGCATTCGCAACAGACTGGCTCGCCTAAGTAGCGGCAGCTTCCGATTAGAGGATGATGACCTGGTCGAACTTCCTCCAAAAACCCCTCCTCAGAGAGAGAATTCTATCAAGGATCTCCATAGTTTGTTTCCAGGGCAGCTGGCAGTTCTGGACTCGCCACTGGCCTCCTCCTCTCTCCTGCTGGGTGAGTCAGTAGACTTCCCCCTGGAACTTATGGACAAATCCAAGAGTCGTGTCTTTCTGATGGCACGACAGTATAGCCAGAAGATAAAGAAAGCTAACCAACTGTTGCGTATGAGGAGTATGGATCCTGGGGACTCGTGTGGTCGACACAGACCTGACAGGAGGCAGAAAGACCTCGCGGCCATCTTAGAGGAGAAGAAACAAGGGGGAGCTGCTATAGGTAatgcaaaacatttgtttttcagATATTACATATCTTGTTACCATTAAAAGTGCAAGGCAAGAGAACCATATTGaccctgataaaaaaaaaaatactgatggGTCGTCCTACCTGGGTAGGGTGACCAGATCCAAATTACCAGATGTTGGATGTTTGTGTGGGACAATGTGGAAAACCAATGCATCCAGGTagtcttaaaaaaacaaaaaaaaacatttctattgTGCTTCTAAACTCATAACATTACTAGGTTTTGCCATGCAGTGGATTCAGTAGCACATAACAGACTGCAAataaaaactggaaaaaaaattgcaTCTTATtgaaaacaacaaccaaaaacaaAAGGATGGACCATATCtctgtttagaaaaaaaaaatccattataaaaatatacaaagcTAAAACAATACATTAAATCGCTTATCAAGTCTCGCCATAAAAAAAAAtgcctccatccatcttcttccgcttatccgaggtcgggtcgcagggaagcagggaagcccagacttccctctgcccagccacttcgtcgagctcctcccgggggatcccaaggcgttcccaggccagccgggagacatagtcttcccaacgtgtcctgggtctttcccgtggccccCTACCGgtaggacgtgccctaaacacctccctagggaggcgttcgggtggcatcctgaccagatgcccgaattaCCTCTTCTGGGTCCTCTCGATGTGGATgggcagcagctttactttgagctcctcccgggtgacagagcttctcactctatctctaagagagtgccccgccacccggcagaggaaactaatttcggccgcttgtacccgtgatcttgtcctttcggacaTGAAccagagctcatgaccataagtgaggatgggaacgtaaattgaccggtaaattgagaggtttgccttccggctcagctccttctcaagtaccggtaccaaaatattggtatcgagacaatccTAGTTCGCGTATATTGGGGCTAATtaggcaggaagcaccagtgtaACAGTCTTTTGTCTAGCTTGTCATACCTTTTTAAACCAAGCAGGACCGTTTTATTCAGGATGGTTTGGCCTTGGAGGGATTCCATTTCTTCCTTTAATTGTAATGTATTCTGGTCGAGTGGTAACATACATCTCATATATTGTATTTCATCTTCAGGTGCAAGGATAGCAGAGTATTCCCAGCTCTATGACCAGGTAATGTTCAAAGACTCCTCCGCCACAGTGCACCATAGCCACCCCGGTCTTTCGTCTTCTCCATCCTTGCCTGAGACCTCCGCGGAGGAAGAGTGGCTACACTCCACCTACAGCAATGGAGAGCTTTCCAGCTTCATGTCGTCTTCCGGCGACGTGCGCAATGCAAGAGCCTCTTCCACGCCTGAGCGTAAACTTACCGCTTCCCGCTCCATCCCTTCTTTCATCACCCCGAGCTCACCGCCATCCCAGAGATGGAGCTCGTGCATATCAGCGCCCAGCGAGAAAGACGAACATGTGTACAGTACCATCCAGAGACAGCCTTCCTCTCCGACAAGACACTGTCAGTCGGTCAGCTCGTTAAGTAGCTTGCAAGtggagaaaaacaaccaacccgGACTAAAATGTAACGGGCCGGCTGTGGATTATTCCCCCGAAAGACTCCATGGTCCCTTTTTGGGTCATGCAGGTCGTCAGAGCAGCCTCCCAGAGAGATCTACCCAAGGAGAGTCCGATCTCACCTTGCATGACGGCCAACATGTAGTTGTCCTAAACCGAATGTCCGCTTTAAGCATCCTCACCGCCACCCAGAACTACTTTGCCAACTTCAAGGACAACGGCGACGACGACGACTACGTGGAGATCCGCTCCGAGGACGAAATCAACCCGGAGAATTGTGGCGCGACGCAGCAAAGTCTCAGCTCTGTGGCTGGGCTTTCCCATCAAAACCGGGGTCCCGTCCATTCCCGGAGTTTGCCGTGTACGCCGGGGCATGCCGCCAGATCACTGGATTGTGAGCATTTGGAGAAGTATCTATGGAGTGAACCACAACAGAGCCAACCCAAAATCGTCCAGTCTCTAAGGGAAAAGCTTCACTGTCTGAGCTCCAGTAGCTTAGCTTAAGTCTACCAAAATCCATTGCAACAGAAAGAGTCCCTGCTACTGCTACTTTATCCACAAACAAAAGGAAATAACCGCAAATGTAGCTCAAGTTATTCGTAAACCAAGTTCTTGGATTGCAGAGTACAAATATTTTGTACACTGATTATGTAAATAACTCCTATTTTACGCTTCAAGGTAAACGATGTAGGATCTTATCAGTGAACAATAGCGCTTTGAATTCTACATGCAAGCCGCCTTAGCACTTCCAGTCTGCTTATTAAGTATTGTTACAAACCTGTTACTGATAATTAGAGGTAAAATCATATCAGTGCCCAACATCTTAAATAGATCCGCGGAACTTTTTTATTTTGAGTGGCATTTTAAGCACctgtaaaaataaacattaaacaaaTGGCAAATAAATGTAACACAGCTACATGCTAGCTAATACAAATCTAATATGCTCAGCATACTCATTTTAGTGATTGTGCGCCGTGACCGAGGTACAGTAGATTAAAAAGTAGTAGGTTGATATAAATaagaaatgtaccgtattttccggaccatttttctgcagatgagcgggtctagtcaggtcttttttcatacaaaaggcgtaccggattataaggcgcattaaaggggtcatattattatgatttttttctaaatgtaaaagacttccttgtggtctacataacatgtgatggtggttctttggtcaaaatgttgcatagatgacgttttacagatcatcttcaagtcgctttctgacagtcgcttcaggatgcgccgttttgtgggcggtcttatttacgtggctcaccttcggtagcgtcttctccccgtcatctttgttgtagcggtgtagcgtgcaaggactggagtggaagaagtgtcaaaagatggcgctaactgttttaatgacattcagactttacttcaatcaataacggagcagcatctcctcatccgtggctcaacaacgcttgaaatgtgtcccgtgaaaaaccgtccgaccgtaactctctaatagctaaaattccttgggtgaattatgtaaactcactacacaggtatgttttagcgctttcatggcgagtttactgacagaaataagtaagaactttacactactttctatcagaaatggcaacagcggaaaatgaatgtcccataagaaggtagagaaaaagaagaagcttattgactacggcagatgcgtgcaaattttcaggacttatgcagatcccaaatacagatcagcaggtaccaaaaggtaagaaaagtaagttttgcgtaatattgccaaacaaaacgccaggtaatatatctgctaataggtgccattttgcggtccttatacacacacaccataatactcgTATGATTAATGcgcagacaatccatcaagctgtgcgtcttcatagcttaccaaagtcgtactaaaaacatttttggcaaatttttgagtgccgtgtgtaatgttctacattctcaatgaaacatttaaagttttggtgttgtttacttgagtcatattgcagtctacactaatctcttatgtgtgactgccatctactggtcacacttatcattacaccatgtaccaaataaaatagcttcggggTCGGTAaggacaaccaaaattattccgtacattaggcacaccgggttataaggcgcactgtcgatttttgagaaaattaaaggattttaagtgcgccttgtagtaaAAAAAATACGGTAAGGCTTTGCATTTATTTTAAACAGTAAAAATCAAATGTTTTATGTGATCAAATCTTCTGAGGGCATCCATTATGAGTAGTGGTAGAGTCAATATTCTGTTCTGGGTCTACAAAAACACTGATGTTAAAGTAGTTCTGCATGTGGTGAGTGGGTATGACATGTACAGCATGTATCACACTGCTAATCAACAGTTCCACACAGGTGTTGATTAATAGTCTCATTTCATATCATCAACTCAAAGCATCTTATTTATTCAAAAGCATCTTTACGATGACTTTTATTGCTATTAATGCAAAGGCAGGTCCATTACAGCTTGTAAATGAaagattaatgtatttatttaaagttTATTCTGATTTTTGGGGGGGGTGTTCATTCGCCAAATCAAATGCTGTGAATTGGTAGTTGCACTGCTCCATACAAGTTCCAAATGTTAAGGTAATAAAGATTTGTTTTTAATGCACAACACCACGGTAAACTGTTCATATCAGGAAACACATAAATATGAAGTATGTTGTTTTGTTTCTTGTATACTTTTGTCATCGGCTTCACAGGTGGGGATTGCGGGGCTTTTTGACTCCTCATGTTTTGCACTTTTCTTCTaacatctacaaaacccaaaaccagtgaagttggcacgttgtgtaaatggtaaataaaaacagaatacaatgatttgctaatccttttcaacttatattcaattgaatagactacaaacacaagatacttcatgttcgaactggaaaacttttgtaattttttgcaaatattagctcatttggaatttgatgcctgcaacatgtttaagaaaagctggcacaagtggcaaaaaagactgaggaagttgaggaatgctcatcaaacacttatttggaacatcccacaggtgaacaggctaattgggaacaggtgggtgccatgattgggtatgaaagcagcttccatgaaatgctcagtcattcaccaacaaggatggggcgagggtcaccactttgtgagcaaattATTTAAGAACATCATTTCTCAACCATttattgcaagggatttagggatttcaccaaatacggtccgtaataccatcaaaaggttcagagaatctggagaaatcactgcacataagcggcaaggctgaaaaccaacattgaatgcccgttaccttcgatccctcaggcgatactgcatcaaaaagcgacatcagtgtgtaaaggatattaccacatgggctcaggaacacttcagaaaaccactgtcagtaggcCTAACTACAGttcgccgctacatctgtaagtgcaagttaaaactctactatgcaaagcaaaagccatttatcaacaacacccagaaacgccgctggctttgctgggcccgagctcatctaagatggaccgatgcaaagtggagaagtgttctgtggtctgacaagtctacatttcaaattggttttggaaactgtggacgtttaagttaatgattatttgaaaaaaaaataagtttctcagttcaaacattaagtatcttgtctttgcagtccattcaattgaatataagttgaaaaggatttgcaaatcattttattctgtttttatttgccatttacacaacgtgccaacttcactggttttgggttttgtactttgtaaacactttgtaaaGATGTACATTTTAGGAACGTTATTCTTGTATGCCATAGTATGCTTTATCATGCTTTTATATAATGCTTTTATGTTTAAGTTAAGTGTACTGTATTTTTTAACAGACTATTTGTGATTGCTCAACAACATATTGGCGGCAATAAATTAAGTACTCTGAActgttttgagtttttttttttttttttttttttatgccatcGTTAGTTTCCAGTGTtgggaaaattacttttaaaaaggaaTTTCTTTTATCTGCAGTTTTTGGGAAGCTGACATGTTTTGTCATAAGGACCTGAAGTGTGACTTTTTTTTCGTTTATAATGCGAcaaatttgaaagaaaaaaaaaagacaattttgagaagcagacatttttattttttttaaatgagtgtaaaaacacaaaacaatgtaTGGATATTATAATACTGTCTATTAGTTTTTTTTAGACTCCGATTTTTTTgcccagaggtgtcaaagtgatTTTCACTGAAGGCCACATCGCAGttctgtttggccccagagggccgcttctaacagtgaatactactattacacaatttttttctgcattttattagtagacttttaaaaaagtaagaaaaatatggtaaattgcaataatttcacctcaaaatgtagtgtatattagtgtaaatggaaaaacaaaacagtactgctgtttctatggtaaaaaaaaaaaaaagaagaagaaggcagctcagttgccagaattttactgtaaaatttacatttcttatttactgtaaaaaaaatgtaaatgcaatttcacagtaaaattttggcacctgagctgccagtttgttgtttttttaatcacacatcaacaactgtagattttttggtgtattactgtatatgccaaaacggcaccacagtttattacagtaaaaaaaaagcactgtttattttcatttagagaaaaaccacagtaaatctcACAATTTTACAAtggaatctattgctacttttacattgcacaatttgatggataacttgctttgaaatcattattattagtatttatttctatttaaaaaatggtttgaatgtatgataatatttttttgcataattagccaatatttaagttaacataatttgcaattACATGGAGTACTTTTTTTCTGCcagaatagaaagaaagaatacatttagtaagacaagtgacagtactttattgatacatattatttccaggcttttggggGCCATATAAAattaagtggcgggccacatctggcccccgggccttgagtttgacatcagtGGTGTATAATATATCATTTTTTACAGCAGGTTTTCAGAAGCTGACGTTTTTCCATCATGAAGATCTAAAGTGTGACTTCTTTGGTTTTAACGCaacaattttgaaaataaaaacaaaggaatTTGAGAGGCAGACATTTTTTTCCGAAAGACCttaatttttcttaatttttttttaatgagacgAAAAAACCATGCATTACAGaagaaaagtacagtttttttcatgtagagaaatatgctgtaaaaaccacagtcaatttcacaattttaccattggatctattgctacttttacattgtacaatttgatgaataacttgctttgaaatcattattattagtatttatttatatttaaaaaatggtttgaatgtttaattatatatattttttacagtagTTTTTGGGAAGCTGATATATTTAGTAATGAGGACTTTAAATGTGGCGTTTTTAGTTTTTAATGTGAcaattttgagggggaaaaaaatgtaattttgaaaAGTGGACAATTTTTGTTTTGAGTAgaactttttttttagatttgaatgcgacaatttaaaaaaaaaaacataaaacaatagaATTTAGAGAAGCACACATGTTTTGAGttcaccttttttgtttgacTGTGTATGGGGGTTTTCTACACAGCagtttttgggaaagggaaaattgTTGTCCTGAGTATCTTGagcttgacattttttttatttctaaatgagacggtgtaaaaaaatcaaaacaatgtCTTAAAATATATGATTTTTCTATTTGGAAAGCAGACATTTTTAgggttaaatgtgtattttttttaaattagtcatGAATTTGCTTGCTGGTTGTATCCGACAAACGTAGCACCAAATGTTGGGCCCCCATCCCACCATGGACCCAAACGTTGCCGCCCCAAACACACATTTGACTAAAAAAAAACTCATTTCTGCAAGGACTTGGTtgaaaaccagctttttaaaacacatggaaAAAACCTTACTTAGGTTTGTGACTTTTAAAAGATGTCATTAAAACAGAGATTCTCAAACTGGGGTTACATGtacgcagacctgggcaaattgcgGCCTGTTATGATTTTCATAACGTTCTACATAatgtttttagacctttaacatcaaaactgtcgccgccattataatgttcagtgttttttttaaataaccataagtcttgaactatagaaagtattttaatggttaaaatctgcacttctgagtgttataggagttattaccaGGAACAGACCagtaacaaagcagagtgggcggggtttgttttcagagcagccagccccaaacgcatgtgtcaggaacagatacgGAAGCGGATATTtatgtgataatatatcatattgtaggtgtttattacacataGCCttcttattttgctgttttttacatttttgttgtaaaagacgtcaatggaggagctggtctaagttgttaaaggcctactgaaatgcgattttcttatttaacggggctagcaggtccattctatgtgtcatacttgatcatttcgcgatattgccatatttttgctgaaaggatttagtagagaacatcgacgataaatttcGCAATTTTTGGTcggtgataaaaaagccttgcctgtaccggaagtagcagacgagtagcgtgacgtcacaggttgtggagctcctcacatctgcacattgtttacaatcatggccaccagcagcgagagcgattcggaccgagaaagcaacgatttccccattaatttgagcgaggatgaaagatttgtggatgaggaaagtgagagtgaaggactagagggcagtgggagcgattcagatagggaagatgctgtgagaggcgggtgggacctgatattcatttgggaatgactaaaacagtaaataaacacaagacatatatatactctattagccacaacacaaccaggcttatatttaatatgccacaaattaatcccgcataacaaacacctcccccctcccgtccatataacccgccaatacaactcaaacacctgcacaacacactcaatcccacagcccaaagtaccgttcacctccccaaagttcatacatatatttccccaaagtccccaaagctacgtacgtgacatgcacatagcggcacgcacgtacgggcaagcgatcaaatgtttggaagccgcagctgcatgcgtactcacggtatcacgtctgcgcatccaactcaaagtcctcctggtaagagtctctgttgtcccagttctccacaggccaatggtaaagcttgactgtcatctttcgggaatgtaaacaatgaaacaccggctgtgtttgtgttgctgcagccgcccgcaatacaccgcttcccacctacagctttcttctttgctgtctccattgttcattgaacaaattgcaaaaaagattcaccaacacagatgtccagaataccgtggaattttgcgatgaaaacagacgaattaatagctggccaccatgctgtcccaaaatgtcctctacaatccgtgacatc from Nerophis lumbriciformis linkage group LG26, RoL_Nlum_v2.1, whole genome shotgun sequence encodes the following:
- the LOC133623869 gene encoding pleckstrin homology domain-containing family G member 1: MPTDDYSYLPDALPPVPEVPDSGSVLSSSDISTRCLRNPAFRYASLRYCSAHSMDSSPDSAERPVSYSSTSSSASSRDSHCSLGSRSTLVHSPNCIPVTSDQDSGAIRLELVPAQQLGCGEDDRRDDRDMDTGRQPGRKGTEQTATDHSEPELSLDRGTERIGQVQEPRTYVDRVVQEILDTERTYVQDLRSIVEDYLENVSNQARLALSSEDKGSLFGNIQDIYHFNRDLLHHLETCNADPVAIAECFVSKSEEFHIYTQYCTNYPRSVAVLTECMRNKVLAKFFRERQESLRHSLPLGSYLLKPVQRILKYHLLLHEIANHMEKDTETFEVVQEAIDTMQRVAWHINDMKRKHEHAVRLQEIQSLLTNWKGPDLIGYGELVLEGTFRLQRAKNERTLFLFDKLLLITKKREETFTYKAHILCCNLMLVEVIPKEPLSFSVFHYKNPKLQHTVQAKSQQDKRMWILHLKRLILENHPAKIPAKAKQAILEMDAMHHPGFHFSIPDGDKKDSPQTKEGPSPRRGRRKEPLSKLLKNARQNAANTDGEKRTSLGATLLSPVSQLALGTIGRSRSLINQSQESLDPGDHSDREEGEEPHQQDADDEDESGLGGGKRLRVPGKSSRKRLNPQASVDSIEQWKAFNMSPSDIQRARESLVRDVSHHPPLRRTSNVTEEPPESSVPSVVVTDSEHSVRNIWADHRARRAMFPTRQRTMQPDDDDEDIYQMFVPTEPGRAEPEAPSGRSDETLSPRTARPCSWHVEQLPCVQIEAPSNGSRVLRRASSVGETATEVQQNPDDNQPGHNLEVIHTESSSNDISGSSSAEQLTMDDIENVYDNINYKDLKRMGLVRRDSDGSRKEHSHCQLKIAPNVPEVPDTTEPIIKFDNYEDTNQFTTQEGKPVQRSELNMVEENIYDTICFRDPPSLEAIGINADQQRESLLPSEQDLSGSIRAFVSEQSLRFGNDERSLHSVQSEPEYSSSSAFIASKHSQKGNRMSEHGDELWNDLENYIRNNEKKAERLPSAFPVNASESLKRTPSVKTSPLADPQLAMYPTKSPPAHQARPPPVRSSQSFTIPVINLSDFQGDGTTEGELQSPASSPKPLPVAPEPLPGTVKSIRNRLARLSSGSFRLEDDDLVELPPKTPPQRENSIKDLHSLFPGQLAVLDSPLASSSLLLGESVDFPLELMDKSKSRVFLMARQYSQKIKKANQLLRMRSMDPGDSCGRHRPDRRQKDLAAILEEKKQGGAAIGARIAEYSQLYDQVMFKDSSATVHHSHPGLSSSPSLPETSAEEEWLHSTYSNGELSSFMSSSGDVRNARASSTPERKLTASRSIPSFITPSSPPSQRWSSCISAPSEKDEHVYSTIQRQPSSPTRHCQSVSSLSSLQVEKNNQPGLKCNGPAVDYSPERLHGPFLGHAGRQSSLPERSTQGESDLTLHDGQHVVVLNRMSALSILTATQNYFANFKDNGDDDDYVEIRSEDEINPENCGATQQSLSSVAGLSHQNRGPVHSRSLPCTPGHAARSLDCEHLEKYLWSEPQQSQPKIVQSLREKLHCLSSSSLA